GACTAATGTAATAACATCACATATCCAATGATCCGTTCGCTGCCGCAAAGCATGAAGCCGATGACCGACGCCTGCCTGACATTCAAGGACCTGACGCTTGGCTACAACAGCCATCCGGCCGTGCACCATCTCAACGGTGCGATCAGCTCGGGATCGCTGACCGCCGTCGTCGGCGCCAATGGCTCGGGCAAGTCTACCCTGATGAAGGGCATCGTCGGCGTGCTGAAGCCGATGGCCGGCATTTGCACCGTTACACCGGGCAAGCGCGTCGCCTATCTGCCGCAGCAGTCCGAGCTCGACCGCAGCTTCCCGGCCCGTGTCGTCGACCTCGTCTCGCTCGGCCTCTGGCCAAAGCGTGGCCTGCTTGGCCGCTACTCCAGGGACGACCGCGATTCCGTCTCGAAAGCGCTGATGGCGGTTGGCCTCGAAGGTTTCGAAAAGCGCGCCATCGACACGCTGTCGGGCGGCCAGCTCCAGCGTGCCCTGTTCGCCCGCGTGCTGGTGCAGGATGCCGACCTGATCCTGCTCGACGAACCGTTCAACGCGGTCGACGCCAAGACCGTCGGCGACCTGATCAAACTCATCCAACGCTGGCACGGCGAAAGCCGCACGGTGATGGTCGTCGCCCATGACCTCGAACTTGTGCGCGCGCACTTCCCCAACACCTTGCTTCTGGCCCGCCGGCCGGTCGCCTGGGGCGAAACGCGCGAGGTGCTGCGCCCGGAAAACCTGCTCAAGGCACGTCGTTTCGACGAAGCCTGGCATGACGATGCGCCCTGGTGCGAGCCGGACGACGGGCATGCGCACGGCCACACGCATTCCCACACAGATGGGCATGACCACGCCCATGGACAGGACGGGCATCACCATCATGATCACGGCGAAGTCCACGATCATCCCGACCACGAATCCGGCCCCCGGGCAGCGTGACCTTCGCCATGTATGATTTCCTGATCGCCCCCTTCGTCGAATTCGGCTTCATGCAGCGCGCGCTCGCCGGCTCGCTGATGCTGGCGCTGGGCGCCTGCCCGGTCGGCGTCTTCCTGATGCTTCGACGCATGAGCCTGACCGGCGACGCCATGGCGCATGCCATCCTGCCCGGTGCTGCCGCCGGCTTCCTGCTTTATGGCCTGCAGATCGTGCCGATGACAATTGGCGGGCTGATCGCAGGCGTCATCGTGGCGCTCGGCGCAGGTGCGGTGTCGCGCTTCACGGTGCAGCGCGAGGACGCCTCGATGGCGGCGTTTTACCTGATCTCGCTGGCGCTCGGCGTGCTGATCGTGTCGCTGCGCGGCTCGAGCGTCGACCTGATGCATGTGCTGTTCGGCACCGTGCTGGCGCTCAATGACGACGCCCTGACGCTGATCGCGCTGATCTCCGGCATCACGCTTCTGACGCTCGCCATCTTCTGGCGCGCACTCGTCGCCGAATGCCTCGACCCGCTGTTCCTGCGTTCGGTCAGCCGGCTCGGCACGCCCGTCCATTTCATCTTCCTCGGCCTCGTCGTGCTCAACCTGGTCGGCGGCTTCCAGGCGCTCGGCACGCTTCTGTCGGTCGGCCTGATGATGCTGCCGGCGGCGGCGGCGCGCTTCTGGACGGCGCGCGTCGAGCCGATGTGCGCAGTCGCCTTCGGCTTCGGCGCCATTTCATGCGTCGCCGGGCTGCTGGTGTCCTATCACGCCTCGCTGCCCTCAGGCCCGGCCATCATCCTGTCGGCCGGCGCGATCTACCTCGCATCCGTCGTTTTCGGCACCCGCGGCGTCTTCAACACCAGGCTGCGCCGCCACCGCCACCGCACCGCCTGATCCGCTTCAACATGGAGAGACATATGCTCAGGACAATTGGCTTCGCCTCGCTGATGAGCGTTATAACATTAACTTCGCTGACCGCGACGTCGTCCGCAGCCGAGCCGCTGAAAGTGGTGGCGAGCTTCTCGATCATTGGCGATTTCGCCAAAAATGTCGGCGGCGACCGCATCGAACTGACGACGCTTGTCGGCCCTGACGGCGACGCCCATGTCTATGAGCCCTCGCCCGCAGATGCGGTGACGATGTCCAAGGCCGATGTCGTGCTGGTCAACGGTTTGCAGTTCGAAGGTTTCCTGCAGCGCCTTGTCGAGGCCAGCGCCACCAAGGCGTCGGTGGTCGAGCTGACCAAGGGCGTCGAGCCGATCAAGATGAAGGAAGACCATGAGCACGCCGCTGAGGCCGGCGGTGACGACCACCATCACGGCGACCTCGACCCGCATGCCTTCCAGTCGATCGCCAATGCCAGGATCTATGTGAAGAACATCGCCGACGCCTTCTGCGCGGCTGATAGCACCGGCTGCGACGCCTACAGGAGCAACGCCGATGCCTATACGGCCAAGCTCGTCGCCGCCGAGACCGAGGTCAAGGAGGCTGTGGCTGCCATTCCCGAGGCCAAGCGCACCATCATCACCTCGCATGACGCCTTCGGCTATTTCGAAAATGCCTATGGCCTGACCTTCCTGGCACCCGAGGGCATTTCGACCGAGGCGGAAGCCTCTGC
The nucleotide sequence above comes from Aminobacter aminovorans. Encoded proteins:
- the aztA gene encoding zinc ABC transporter ATP-binding protein AztA, encoding MTDACLTFKDLTLGYNSHPAVHHLNGAISSGSLTAVVGANGSGKSTLMKGIVGVLKPMAGICTVTPGKRVAYLPQQSELDRSFPARVVDLVSLGLWPKRGLLGRYSRDDRDSVSKALMAVGLEGFEKRAIDTLSGGQLQRALFARVLVQDADLILLDEPFNAVDAKTVGDLIKLIQRWHGESRTVMVVAHDLELVRAHFPNTLLLARRPVAWGETREVLRPENLLKARRFDEAWHDDAPWCEPDDGHAHGHTHSHTDGHDHAHGQDGHHHHDHGEVHDHPDHESGPRAA
- the aztB gene encoding zinc ABC transporter permease AztB, giving the protein MYDFLIAPFVEFGFMQRALAGSLMLALGACPVGVFLMLRRMSLTGDAMAHAILPGAAAGFLLYGLQIVPMTIGGLIAGVIVALGAGAVSRFTVQREDASMAAFYLISLALGVLIVSLRGSSVDLMHVLFGTVLALNDDALTLIALISGITLLTLAIFWRALVAECLDPLFLRSVSRLGTPVHFIFLGLVVLNLVGGFQALGTLLSVGLMMLPAAAARFWTARVEPMCAVAFGFGAISCVAGLLVSYHASLPSGPAIILSAGAIYLASVVFGTRGVFNTRLRRHRHRTA
- the aztC gene encoding zinc ABC transporter substrate-binding protein AztC: MLRTIGFASLMSVITLTSLTATSSAAEPLKVVASFSIIGDFAKNVGGDRIELTTLVGPDGDAHVYEPSPADAVTMSKADVVLVNGLQFEGFLQRLVEASATKASVVELTKGVEPIKMKEDHEHAAEAGGDDHHHGDLDPHAFQSIANARIYVKNIADAFCAADSTGCDAYRSNADAYTAKLVAAETEVKEAVAAIPEAKRTIITSHDAFGYFENAYGLTFLAPEGISTEAEASAADVAALISQVRGDKASAIFVENITNPRLVEQISAETGVKVGGTLYSDALSKADGPAATYIEMMKSNIATIKGAILGS